The proteins below are encoded in one region of Limnochorda pilosa:
- a CDS encoding addiction module protein — protein MMKPSDEVLADALRLDAKARAEIAAELLASLDGPPDPDAESAWEAEIQRRVADIEAWTAELEPWEKVKRRIEREILDRSPGLSAAASPPPMSSSQPFAGTKHKTRALAPIPKGPSRR, from the coding sequence ATGATGAAGCCCAGTGACGAAGTGCTTGCCGATGCGCTCCGGCTCGATGCAAAGGCCCGGGCTGAGATCGCCGCTGAACTCCTCGCAAGCCTGGACGGCCCCCCCGATCCGGACGCCGAGTCTGCCTGGGAGGCCGAGATCCAGCGACGAGTCGCCGACATCGAGGCTTGGACCGCCGAGCTTGAGCCCTGGGAGAAGGTCAAGCGCAGGATCGAGAGAGAAATCCTCGACCGATCACCAGGGCTCTCCGCAGCAGCAAGTCCGCCTCCGATGAGTTCATCGCAGCCGTTCGCTGGTACGAAGCACAAAACCCGGGCCTTGGCGCCGATTCCTAAAGGGCCGTCGCGTCGGTAA
- a CDS encoding trans-sulfuration enzyme family protein, producing MEKHPSGIKPETWLVSAGRPTEPGAPLNVPPILASNFIIGGGREYARGSGTPTWEALEAIVGGLEGGKAVAFASGLAAVAAVFDQLPVGAVVVIPEDCYQGVASLSARGAERGRWSVQRVAVDDTRGWIHASAAADLIWLESPSNPLLVVADLEAILAAARKPGAIVAVDNTFATPLNQQPLDLGATVSVQSATKFIGGHSDLLAGVVTTRDDGLWHALRKSRELTGATPGTFEAFLAVRGARTLALRLQRAQQTAMILAERLEGHPLVARVRYPGLPSHPTHGIARRVLKGFGTMISFDLLGGAEFADAVCRKVRLIRHATSLGAVESTMERRAAVPGQEHLPPSLLRLSVGIEDPDDLWADLDSAIRSGAL from the coding sequence ATGGAGAAGCACCCGTCTGGGATCAAACCCGAAACGTGGCTCGTCTCGGCAGGCCGCCCGACGGAGCCTGGCGCTCCACTGAACGTGCCACCCATCCTCGCTTCCAACTTCATCATCGGCGGTGGGCGCGAGTACGCGCGTGGCAGTGGCACACCAACCTGGGAAGCCCTCGAGGCGATTGTCGGCGGGCTCGAGGGTGGCAAGGCGGTCGCCTTCGCCTCCGGCCTCGCGGCCGTTGCCGCGGTCTTCGACCAGCTTCCGGTTGGCGCTGTTGTGGTCATTCCGGAGGATTGCTATCAGGGTGTTGCATCGCTCTCGGCCCGGGGCGCGGAACGCGGGCGTTGGTCCGTGCAGCGCGTGGCGGTGGACGATACACGTGGATGGATCCATGCCAGTGCCGCCGCGGATCTGATCTGGCTCGAATCGCCATCGAACCCGCTTCTGGTCGTAGCAGACCTGGAGGCGATCCTTGCGGCGGCACGCAAGCCTGGAGCAATCGTGGCCGTGGACAACACCTTCGCCACGCCTTTGAACCAGCAGCCCCTCGACCTCGGCGCCACGGTATCCGTCCAATCCGCCACCAAGTTCATCGGGGGCCACTCGGACTTGCTGGCAGGAGTAGTCACGACCCGAGATGATGGGCTCTGGCACGCCCTCAGGAAGTCCCGCGAGTTGACGGGCGCAACACCGGGAACGTTCGAGGCATTTCTCGCCGTCCGCGGCGCGAGGACGCTCGCCCTTCGCCTACAGCGGGCTCAGCAGACCGCCATGATCCTGGCCGAGCGATTGGAAGGGCACCCGCTGGTCGCTCGGGTCCGATACCCCGGCCTGCCGTCCCATCCGACGCATGGGATTGCCAGGCGTGTCCTGAAGGGCTTCGGAACCATGATCTCCTTCGATCTACTCGGTGGGGCTGAGTTTGCAGATGCGGTCTGCCGGAAGGTCAGGCTCATCCGCCACGCGACCAGCCTTGGAGCAGTCGAATCAACGATGGAACGAAGAGCTGCCGTTCCGGGGCAGGAACACCTGCCCCCTTCGCTCCTGCGACTCAGCGTCGGCATTGAGGACCCGGATGATCTCTGGGCTGATCTCGACTCAGCGATTCGCTCTGGGGCACTGTGA
- the rph gene encoding rifamycin-inactivating phosphotransferase — protein MGCYVLGFEEIDRTQAAAVGGKGANLGELARIEGFRVPPGFCVTTDAFQRIMAEAPAMDDRLDRLSHLNPDDREAIRALSAEIRQTLEKVAIPDDLAAAIAHRLARLGEEAAYAVRSSATAEDSSTAAFAGQHDTFLNVVGPAAILQHIRRCWASLFTERAVTYRLRNGIDHRKVRMAVVVQQMVFPQAAGILFTADAVTGHRKVASVEAGFGLGEALVSGLVNGDVYRVRDGRVVARTVGTKRLAIQASPAGGTQKQAIEPERQEQPVLTDEQVVRLAELGRRIEVHFGRPQDIEWCLVDDQFHVVQSRPITTLFPIPEAGDGKNHVYVSVGHQQMMTDPIKPLGISFWQLTAGRPMYEAGGRLFVDVTRDLASPASRAGLLEGLGRSDPLTRDALQTLLDRGDFIPSLPDEAPGGPPVGGAPAPIATDPAIVAGLIERTEASIAAAQREIRKKSGSALLDFILADIQEMKRVLVDPHSYQVIIAAMEASRWLNEQLEAWLGEKNAADTLSQSVPHNVTSEMGLALVDVADVIRPHPEVVAFLEHVEGEDFLDELPRLPGGREARDVIRAWLDRYGMRCVGEIDITRPRWRERPSTLVPIILGHIRNLEPGAGKRRFEQGRQEAWNKEQELLQRLRALPDGEQKAQETRRMIDRVRTFSGYREYPKYGMVSRYFVYRQALLEEAERLVQAYVLREKEDIFYLTFQELHDVVRTHHVDDRLIRERKEAFRSYEALTPPRVLTSDGEALTGAYRRDDLPDGALAGLPVSAGTVEGRARVILDMAEADLEGGDILVTAYTDPSWTPLFVAIKGLVTEVGGLMTHGAVTAREYGLPAVVGVEHATRLIRDGQRIRVDGTKGYVEILG, from the coding sequence ATGGGCTGCTACGTGTTGGGTTTCGAGGAGATCGACCGGACTCAGGCCGCGGCCGTTGGTGGCAAGGGAGCGAACCTGGGGGAGCTGGCGCGGATCGAAGGCTTCCGCGTGCCGCCCGGGTTCTGCGTGACGACGGACGCCTTCCAGCGGATCATGGCGGAAGCGCCGGCGATGGACGATCGGCTCGATCGGCTGTCACACCTGAATCCGGACGACCGGGAGGCGATCCGCGCGCTCAGCGCGGAGATCCGCCAGACCCTCGAAAAGGTCGCCATCCCCGACGATCTGGCGGCGGCGATTGCCCACCGGCTCGCCCGGCTCGGCGAAGAAGCCGCCTACGCCGTCCGCTCCAGCGCGACGGCGGAGGACTCGTCGACGGCCGCTTTCGCGGGCCAGCACGACACGTTCCTGAACGTCGTGGGACCGGCGGCCATCCTCCAGCACATCAGACGGTGCTGGGCCTCGCTCTTCACCGAGCGGGCCGTGACCTACCGCCTGCGGAACGGCATTGACCACCGGAAGGTCCGCATGGCCGTCGTCGTGCAGCAGATGGTCTTCCCGCAGGCGGCTGGCATCCTGTTCACGGCCGACGCCGTCACCGGCCACCGCAAGGTCGCCTCGGTCGAGGCCGGCTTCGGCCTGGGCGAGGCCCTGGTTTCCGGCCTGGTGAACGGGGACGTCTACAGGGTGCGGGACGGCCGGGTCGTCGCCAGGACGGTGGGCACCAAGCGGCTTGCCATCCAGGCTTCGCCGGCCGGCGGGACGCAGAAACAGGCGATCGAGCCGGAGCGGCAGGAGCAACCCGTGCTCACCGATGAGCAGGTCGTGCGGCTCGCGGAGCTGGGCCGGCGGATCGAAGTCCACTTCGGCCGCCCCCAGGACATCGAGTGGTGCCTGGTCGACGATCAGTTCCACGTCGTCCAGAGCCGGCCGATCACCACCCTCTTCCCCATCCCTGAGGCCGGCGACGGGAAGAACCACGTCTACGTCTCCGTCGGTCATCAGCAGATGATGACCGATCCCATCAAGCCCCTGGGGATCTCCTTCTGGCAGCTGACGGCGGGCCGGCCTATGTACGAGGCCGGCGGGAGACTGTTCGTCGACGTCACCCGGGATCTGGCTTCCCCGGCGAGTCGTGCTGGCCTCCTGGAAGGCCTGGGGAGGTCCGATCCGCTGACCCGAGACGCGCTGCAGACCCTCCTCGACCGCGGCGACTTCATCCCATCGCTTCCGGACGAGGCTCCCGGCGGGCCGCCGGTGGGCGGCGCGCCGGCCCCCATTGCGACCGATCCGGCCATCGTCGCCGGGCTGATCGAGCGCACTGAGGCCTCCATCGCCGCTGCGCAGCGCGAGATCCGGAAGAAGTCCGGATCGGCGCTCCTCGACTTCATCCTGGCGGACATCCAGGAGATGAAGCGGGTCCTGGTCGATCCTCATAGCTATCAGGTGATCATCGCGGCGATGGAAGCCAGCCGGTGGCTCAACGAGCAGCTTGAGGCGTGGCTGGGCGAGAAGAACGCCGCCGATACCCTCTCGCAGTCCGTCCCCCACAACGTCACCTCGGAGATGGGGCTGGCACTCGTGGACGTCGCAGACGTGATCCGCCCGCATCCGGAAGTGGTGGCTTTTCTGGAGCACGTCGAGGGCGAGGACTTCCTGGACGAACTGCCCAGGCTCCCGGGCGGCCGGGAAGCGCGCGACGTTATCCGGGCCTGGCTCGACAGGTACGGCATGCGATGCGTCGGCGAGATCGACATCACCAGGCCGCGGTGGCGCGAACGCCCCTCCACCCTCGTGCCCATCATCCTCGGCCACATCAGGAACTTGGAGCCGGGGGCCGGCAAGCGGCGCTTCGAGCAAGGCCGGCAGGAGGCCTGGAACAAGGAGCAGGAGCTGCTGCAGCGGCTGCGGGCGTTGCCCGACGGGGAGCAGAAGGCGCAGGAGACCAGGCGGATGATCGACCGGGTCCGGACCTTCAGCGGGTACCGGGAGTATCCCAAGTACGGCATGGTCAGCCGCTACTTCGTCTACAGGCAGGCCTTGCTGGAAGAAGCCGAGCGCCTCGTGCAGGCCTACGTGCTGCGGGAGAAGGAGGACATCTTCTACCTCACGTTCCAGGAGCTCCACGACGTGGTGCGCACGCATCACGTGGATGACCGGCTCATCCGCGAGCGCAAGGAGGCCTTCAGGTCGTATGAAGCGCTCACCCCGCCCCGGGTGCTCACGTCGGATGGCGAGGCCCTCACCGGCGCCTACCGACGCGACGACTTGCCTGACGGCGCCCTGGCCGGCTTGCCGGTCTCGGCCGGGACCGTCGAGGGGCGGGCCCGGGTCATCCTGGACATGGCCGAGGCCGATCTCGAAGGGGGCGACATCCTGGTCACCGCCTACACCGACCCCAGCTGGACACCCCTGTTCGTCGCGATCAAGGGCCTGGTGACCGAGGTGGGCGGCCTGATGACCCATGGCGCGGTGACCGCCCGGGAGTACGGCCTGCCGGCCGTTGTGGGGGTGGAGCATGCCACCCGCCTGATTCGGGACGGGCAGCGGATCCGCGTGGATGGCACGAAGGGGTATGTTGAGATCTTGGGCTAG
- a CDS encoding IS256 family transposase: MKRIPPSRQLGQQIQELLEHGLPEGDGGSLLGEIARLGMRRLIQEALEEEVARFLGREHYQRRAAGEPLRGHRNGYRTKGFATAEGEIPVAVPQVRETQEPFVSQLLGMLAGRTDELERLTAEMYARGLSTRDIEEAFTGEDGGRLLTRTEVSRITEALWEEYETFRSRSLAELDVVYLFLDAVFEPLRRTGTTREGILCAWGITVEGRRVLLHLALGNKESYENWLEFLRDMVGRGLGTPLTVTTDGAPGLIRAVEAMWPKSLRVRCWAHKARNVLDKVPEEMRAEVKAYLAAVREAPTPADGKQAARRFVERFERDYPSAVRSFTDDLEASLNHLKVPLAHRKYVRTTNLIERSFEEERRRTKVLPRFWTEHSALKLVFATLQRATKRWQRVRITELERKQIAALRRELGLDPDPGPGRKSEESVEKTTHAA; this comes from the coding sequence ATGAAGAGGATACCACCGTCTCGTCAGCTTGGCCAGCAGATCCAGGAGCTTCTGGAGCACGGGTTGCCCGAAGGGGACGGCGGTTCGCTCCTGGGCGAGATCGCTCGGCTCGGCATGAGGAGGCTGATCCAGGAGGCGCTGGAAGAGGAGGTCGCCCGGTTTCTTGGGCGAGAGCACTACCAGCGCCGAGCTGCCGGGGAGCCGCTCCGGGGGCACCGGAACGGGTATCGCACCAAGGGCTTCGCGACGGCGGAGGGTGAGATTCCGGTGGCCGTGCCGCAGGTGAGAGAGACGCAGGAGCCCTTTGTCTCGCAGCTGCTGGGGATGCTGGCAGGGCGAACCGACGAGCTGGAGCGGCTGACGGCCGAGATGTACGCCCGGGGGCTCTCCACCCGAGACATCGAGGAGGCCTTCACCGGTGAGGACGGCGGACGCCTGCTCACCCGGACGGAGGTGAGCAGGATCACCGAGGCGCTCTGGGAGGAGTACGAGACCTTCCGAAGTCGCAGCTTGGCGGAGCTCGATGTGGTCTACCTCTTCCTGGACGCGGTCTTCGAGCCGCTCAGGCGAACGGGGACCACCCGGGAAGGCATCCTCTGCGCCTGGGGGATCACCGTTGAGGGCCGGCGGGTGTTGCTCCACCTGGCGTTGGGCAACAAGGAGAGCTACGAGAACTGGCTCGAGTTCCTCCGAGACATGGTGGGCCGCGGGCTCGGCACGCCGCTCACGGTGACGACCGACGGGGCGCCGGGGCTCATCCGGGCCGTGGAAGCCATGTGGCCCAAGAGCCTGCGGGTGCGCTGCTGGGCGCACAAAGCCCGCAACGTCCTGGACAAGGTCCCGGAGGAGATGCGGGCTGAGGTGAAGGCCTACCTGGCTGCGGTACGGGAGGCTCCCACGCCTGCCGACGGCAAGCAAGCGGCACGCCGCTTCGTGGAGCGGTTCGAGCGGGACTATCCTTCGGCGGTGCGGAGCTTCACCGACGATCTGGAGGCGAGCCTCAACCACCTCAAGGTCCCCCTGGCGCACCGGAAGTACGTGCGAACGACGAACCTGATCGAGCGGAGCTTCGAGGAGGAGCGACGACGCACGAAGGTGCTCCCCCGGTTCTGGACCGAGCACAGCGCCCTGAAGCTCGTCTTCGCGACGCTGCAGAGGGCCACGAAGCGCTGGCAGCGGGTGCGGATCACCGAGCTCGAGCGCAAGCAGATCGCAGCTCTTCGCCGAGAGCTCGGCCTGGATCCCGATCCGGGGCCTGGGCGAAAGAGCGAGGAATCCGTTGAGAAAACGACGCACGCTGCGTGA
- a CDS encoding integron integrase, which yields MREALRSRHYSRRTEESYRLWVRRFIRFHNLRHPAEMGEAEINAFLSHLATHEKVSASTQNQALSALLFLYRNVLRRHTGDLGSVIRARKPRRLPVVLTKDEVRAVLAELEGTYRLIASLMYGSGLRVTECLGLRVQDMDFARGEILVRDGKGAKDRVTMLPEALKEPLRRHLRTVKATHDRDLREGSGRVDLPQAIARKYPQAATDWRWQWVFPQARRWRNPTTGEQGRHHMHESLVQRAVAQAVRRARLTKRASCHTFRHSFATHLLADGYDIRTVQELLGHKDVRTTMIYTHVLNRGGRGVRSPVDSL from the coding sequence TTGAGAGAAGCGCTCCGTTCACGCCATTACAGCCGTAGGACCGAAGAGAGCTACCGCCTGTGGGTGAGACGGTTCATCCGCTTTCACAACCTGCGCCATCCGGCGGAGATGGGGGAAGCAGAGATCAACGCGTTCCTAAGCCACCTGGCCACCCACGAGAAGGTGAGCGCTTCCACACAGAATCAGGCCCTCAGTGCCCTGCTCTTCCTCTATCGCAACGTGCTCCGCCGTCACACCGGGGATCTTGGGTCCGTGATCCGAGCCCGAAAGCCTCGCCGGCTCCCTGTCGTCCTCACAAAGGACGAAGTAAGGGCGGTCCTGGCCGAGCTCGAGGGAACCTACCGGCTCATCGCTTCCCTGATGTATGGCTCCGGGCTCCGGGTGACCGAGTGCCTCGGCCTGCGGGTGCAAGATATGGACTTCGCCCGAGGCGAGATCCTCGTGCGCGACGGCAAGGGGGCGAAGGACCGGGTGACGATGCTTCCGGAGGCGCTCAAAGAGCCCCTTCGCAGGCACCTTCGGACCGTCAAGGCGACCCACGATCGGGACCTTCGCGAGGGCTCGGGTCGGGTCGACCTTCCGCAGGCCATTGCGCGCAAGTACCCTCAAGCAGCGACCGACTGGCGCTGGCAGTGGGTCTTCCCCCAGGCGAGACGTTGGAGGAACCCAACAACAGGAGAACAGGGCCGTCACCACATGCACGAGTCCCTGGTGCAGAGGGCCGTGGCCCAAGCGGTTCGACGCGCCCGACTCACCAAGCGGGCGTCCTGTCACACGTTCCGTCACTCCTTCGCCACGCACCTGCTGGCCGACGGCTACGACATCCGGACGGTCCAGGAGCTCCTCGGCCACAAGGACGTGCGAACGACCATGATCTACACCCACGTCCTGAACCGCGGCGGCCGTGGCGTCCGTAGCCCGGTGGATTCGTTGTAA
- a CDS encoding IS1634 family transposase — MYLRTVRSRGVEYVQLAHSRWKGGQSRPEILYNFGRKEQLDLDALRRLVKSISRFLEPEEVQSIQQELGLDWPFEFLGSRKLGGTWLLDGVWRRLKLDRAFNRLLSQRGYRTPVERLIFAMVANRALAPGSKLGMEHWVANEVWIEGLPEVEVHQLYRAMDFLLEAHDEVQREVFYSVANLLNLEVDLLFVDTTSTYFEIEDEEADTEEAEGFRKRGKSKDGRPGLAQVVIGFAVTRDGIPVRCWVWPGNTSDMNVVEEVKRDLNGWKLGRVVVVMDTGFNSEENRRILQGAGDAYILGEKMRLGKGGTPHEALKRPGTYKKLAHGLEIKEVVVQPESAAHRRFVVVYNPEEAERDRKKREDIVAEAEQRLAELGDLEGKEHSKAVCALRSHPTYGRYLRQTKTGALKMNRAKIRQEERLDGKLLVSTSDDGLSTEDVVAGYKQLWQIERVNRQLKHTVDIRPVFHRLEDRIRAHVLLCWLALLLIRVAENETHRTWNQMKLLLSTLELGIHRTHHGEVCQTNRVTQDQKALFEALHIKPPARYLAIPTPRSA; from the coding sequence ATGTACTTGCGCACTGTTCGATCCAGGGGAGTCGAGTACGTCCAGCTCGCCCACAGTCGCTGGAAGGGCGGTCAGAGCCGGCCTGAGATCCTCTACAACTTCGGCCGGAAGGAGCAACTGGATCTCGACGCTCTGAGACGGCTCGTCAAGAGCATCAGCCGCTTCCTCGAACCCGAGGAGGTTCAGTCGATCCAGCAAGAGCTCGGGTTGGACTGGCCCTTCGAGTTCCTGGGATCGAGGAAGCTCGGGGGCACCTGGCTCCTGGACGGCGTCTGGCGCCGGCTGAAGCTCGATCGGGCCTTCAACCGGCTCCTCTCCCAGCGGGGCTACCGCACCCCTGTCGAAAGACTCATCTTCGCCATGGTGGCCAACCGGGCCCTCGCCCCAGGCAGCAAGCTCGGCATGGAGCATTGGGTCGCCAACGAGGTCTGGATTGAAGGGCTCCCCGAGGTGGAGGTCCACCAGCTCTACCGGGCGATGGACTTCCTCCTGGAGGCCCACGACGAGGTCCAGCGGGAGGTCTTCTACTCGGTGGCCAACCTCCTCAACCTGGAGGTGGATCTCCTCTTCGTCGACACCACCAGCACGTACTTCGAGATCGAGGACGAGGAGGCGGACACCGAAGAGGCAGAGGGCTTCAGGAAGCGGGGCAAGAGCAAGGACGGACGACCCGGGCTTGCCCAGGTCGTGATCGGCTTCGCCGTCACCCGGGACGGGATCCCGGTACGCTGCTGGGTCTGGCCCGGCAACACCTCCGACATGAACGTGGTGGAGGAGGTGAAGCGGGACCTGAACGGGTGGAAGCTGGGCCGTGTCGTGGTGGTCATGGACACCGGCTTCAACTCCGAGGAGAACCGCCGGATCCTCCAGGGGGCGGGCGATGCGTACATCCTTGGCGAGAAGATGCGTCTCGGCAAGGGCGGTACGCCGCATGAGGCGCTGAAGCGACCCGGGACGTACAAGAAGCTCGCGCATGGGCTTGAGATCAAGGAGGTCGTCGTCCAGCCCGAGAGCGCCGCTCACCGCCGTTTCGTCGTGGTCTACAACCCCGAGGAGGCTGAGCGGGATCGGAAGAAGCGGGAGGACATCGTGGCCGAGGCCGAACAGCGGCTGGCGGAACTCGGGGATCTGGAGGGGAAGGAGCACAGCAAGGCTGTCTGCGCGCTCCGCTCCCACCCCACCTACGGCCGCTACCTCCGTCAGACCAAGACCGGCGCGCTCAAGATGAACCGGGCGAAGATCCGCCAGGAGGAGAGGCTCGACGGGAAGCTCCTGGTGAGCACCTCGGACGATGGCCTCTCCACCGAGGACGTCGTCGCCGGGTACAAGCAGCTCTGGCAGATCGAGCGTGTGAACCGCCAGCTCAAGCACACCGTCGACATCCGGCCTGTGTTCCACCGGCTGGAGGACCGGATCCGGGCGCACGTGCTCCTCTGCTGGCTCGCACTCCTGCTCATCAGAGTCGCCGAGAACGAGACCCACCGCACCTGGAACCAGATGAAGCTCCTCCTCTCCACGCTCGAGCTGGGGATCCACCGGACCCATCACGGTGAGGTCTGCCAGACCAATCGGGTCACCCAGGACCAGAAGGCCCTCTTCGAGGCGCTTCACATCAAGCCTCCGGCCAGATATCTGGCCATTCCTACACCAAGAAGCGCATAG
- a CDS encoding IS1634 family transposase, whose protein sequence is MYLRTVRSKGTEYVQLAHNHRSGGQTRSEILYSFGRKDQLDLDALRRLVKSISRFLEPEEVEKIQEELGMDWPFEFLGSRKLGGTWLLDGLWRGLKLDEAFNRLLSQRGYRTPVERLIFAMVVNRALAPASKLAMEHWVANEVWIEGLPEVEVHQLYRAMDFLLEAHDEIQRDVFYAVANLLNLEVDLLFIDTTSTYFEIEGEDPDGDEADGFRKRGRSKDGQPGLAQVVIGFAVTRDGIPVRCWVWPGNTSDMNVVEEVKRDLNGWKLGRVVVVMDTGFNSEENRRILQGTGDAYIIGEKMRLGKDGKPPDALKRAGKYKKLENGLEIKEVVVQPGSVAHRRFVVVYNPEEAERDRKKREDIVAEAERRLAELGNLEGKEHTKAVCELRAHATYGRYLRQAKNGALKINRAKIRQEEKLDGKFLVSTSDDGLSTEDVVAGYKQLWQIERVNRQLKHTVDIRPVYHRLEDRIRAHVLLCWLALLVIRVAENETQCTWYQMKRILSTLELGIHQTRHGELCQTNRVTEEQKALFQALHIKPPARYLAIPTPRSA, encoded by the coding sequence ATGTACCTGCGCACTGTTCGTTCCAAAGGAACCGAGTATGTCCAGCTCGCCCATAACCACCGGTCCGGAGGCCAGACCAGGTCTGAGATCCTCTACAGCTTTGGCCGGAAGGACCAGTTGGACCTCGACGCGCTCAGACGGCTCGTGAAGAGCATCTCCCGCTTTCTGGAGCCCGAGGAGGTCGAGAAGATCCAGGAAGAGCTCGGCATGGACTGGCCCTTCGAATTCTTGGGGTCGCGGAAGCTTGGAGGCACCTGGCTGCTCGATGGGCTCTGGCGCGGGTTGAAGCTCGACGAGGCCTTCAACCGGCTCCTCTCCCAGCGAGGCTACCGCACCCCCGTCGAGCGGCTCATCTTCGCCATGGTGGTCAACCGGGCCCTCGCCCCCGCAAGCAAGCTCGCCATGGAGCACTGGGTCGCCAACGAGGTCTGGATCGAAGGGTTGCCCGAGGTGGAGGTCCACCAGCTCTACCGGGCCATGGACTTCCTCCTGGAGGCCCACGACGAGATCCAGCGGGACGTCTTCTACGCCGTGGCCAACCTCCTCAACCTGGAGGTGGACCTCCTCTTCATCGACACCACCAGCACCTACTTCGAGATCGAGGGCGAGGACCCGGACGGGGACGAGGCCGACGGGTTCAGGAAGCGGGGCAGGAGCAAGGACGGCCAGCCCGGGCTTGCCCAGGTGGTGATCGGCTTCGCCGTCACCCGGGACGGGATCCCGGTTCGCTGCTGGGTCTGGCCCGGAAACACCTCCGACATGAACGTGGTGGAGGAGGTGAAGCGGGACCTCAACGGCTGGAAGCTGGGCCGGGTGGTGGTGGTGATGGACACCGGCTTCAACTCCGAGGAGAACCGGCGGATCCTCCAGGGAACGGGCGATGCCTACATCATCGGCGAGAAGATGCGCCTGGGCAAGGACGGCAAGCCGCCTGATGCGCTCAAGCGGGCCGGGAAGTACAAGAAGCTCGAGAACGGCCTCGAGATCAAGGAGGTCGTCGTCCAGCCCGGAAGCGTCGCCCACCGCCGTTTCGTCGTGGTCTACAACCCTGAAGAGGCCGAGCGGGATCGGAAGAAGCGGGAGGACATCGTTGCCGAGGCCGAGCGGAGGCTGGCCGAGCTGGGGAACCTTGAAGGGAAAGAGCACACCAAGGCCGTCTGCGAGCTGCGGGCCCACGCCACCTACGGCCGCTACCTCCGCCAGGCCAAGAACGGCGCCCTCAAGATCAACCGGGCGAAGATCCGCCAGGAGGAGAAGCTCGACGGGAAGTTCCTGGTGAGCACCTCGGACGATGGGCTCTCCACCGAGGACGTGGTCGCCGGGTACAAGCAGCTGTGGCAGATTGAGCGGGTGAACCGCCAGCTCAAGCACACCGTCGACATCCGCCCCGTCTACCACCGCCTGGAGGACCGGATCCGCGCGCACGTGCTCCTTTGCTGGCTGGCTCTGCTGGTGATCCGCGTGGCCGAGAACGAGACCCAGTGTACCTGGTACCAGATGAAGCGCATCCTCTCCACGCTGGAGCTTGGTATTCACCAGACCCGTCACGGCGAGCTCTGCCAGACGAACCGAGTGACCGAGGAGCAGAAGGCGCTCTTCCAGGCCCTCCACATCAAGCCTCCGGCCCGATACCTGGCCATTCCCACGCCGAGAAGCGCATAG